The Stegostoma tigrinum isolate sSteTig4 chromosome 9, sSteTig4.hap1, whole genome shotgun sequence genome includes a region encoding these proteins:
- the si:ch211-22i13.2 gene encoding pinin translates to MHRGVMRKVGTAHVHETLEGEGSARTVVVKSAVSKYTSSEPFPKEVPATRCARGTGTRSCHFLRRRVNGAVTRRKTPRTILPPGAGGALRPLGQQEPRLPAFFVSKICDYLWFIMERRIDSDRRKIKNPSTSSEEQKKSDRGKTKRERKRSRSRSSSTTSSSSSCSSSLSSSSSLSSSLSSRSRSSSRDSQKRSKIKKRKKDKQHKKGGKKEKIKKHKKKKNVCSGPVQISKFLKDRGRSDTYSMITGKKIKMKVKKTKDDKERDRNRAELLQFLNSAM, encoded by the exons GCACGTACTGTGGTTGTGAAGAGCGCTGTCAGTAAATACACAAGCTCCGAACCCTTCCCGAAGGAGGTGCCAGCAACTCGGTGTGCGAGGGGCACTGGGACACGATCCTGTCACTTCCTGAGACGGAGGGTGAACGGGGCGGTTACACGGAGGAAGACGCCGAGGACTATTCTTCCTCCCGGAGCCGGCGGCGCTCTCCGACCGCTCGGGCAACAGGAGCCACGGCTCCCG GCCTTTTTTGTTAGTAAAATTTGTGATTATCTTTGGTTTATCATGGAGAGAAGGATAGACAGTGACAGAAGGAAAATTAAGAACCCCAGCACGTCTTCAGAAGAACAGAAAAAAAGTGACAGAG gaaaaacaaaaagagaaagaaaacgaAGCAGAAGTAGGTCCTCCTCCACGACATCATCATCAAGTTCATGCTCTTCAAGTTTGTCGTCATCTTCAAGTTTGTCATCATCTTTAAGTAGCAGAAGCAGGTCAAGCAGTAGAG ACTCCCAGAAACgatcaaaaataaagaaaaggaagaaagataAACAACACAAAAAG GGAggaaaaaaggagaaaataaaaaagCACAAGAAGAAAAAGAATGTGTGTTCTGGACCTGTTCAGATTTCTAAG TTTCTGAAAGACAGGGGCAGAAGTGATACATACAGCATGATtacaggaaagaaaataaaaatgaaagttaAAAAGACCAAAGATGATAAAGAG AGAGACCGAAATCGAGCTGAACTCCTTCAGTTCCTGAACTCCGCAATGTAA